The segment ATCGAGTCTAAAACCATAATCCTTCCTTCTTCGGCACACCACAGACACCGGTAAGCCCGGATACCTGAGAATGCTTGCCACTCAGCTCTGTCTCTACCCCGCAAAAGCCTTTACCCCACGCTATGTTTTGACCCGCGGGTGATTCTTCTGGGGTCAGACCATTTCTGGGGATCCGGGGGCGGCTAAGATGCTTTTCTTTGGTCTGGACCAGCAGGACCAACGCGAAGAGACATTGGCAACTCAGTTTTGGTATGCTCATGGAAGTATATATTAAACTAACTCATCAACACAAGATTTGCAATGTTTCTTCACCAATGCAGTTGTTGAGCCTGACCTCTCTTTATTCTGAACattatcaacaccatgacTTCCCCCGACACCAAATTCGCCACGACCCCGTCGGTTGCGGAGGGCACTGGGCGTGTCTCTCATGACACCCAACCGAACGATATCGAGAAGCCAAGAGCAAAGGTTGTCGAAACCAATGCGGCCTCAGTCGCTCTTGCGGCAGCCTTGGCTGGGAGACCGCCTGATGTGTGGTCCTGGTCCATGATGCAACTTTACGGAATCATGGCTGTTGGATACCTCGTATCGACCATCAACGGCTTTGGTGAGTTTACTACACCCCTTGAATACTTTTGCTGGTCGAGAGCTGATCAAGACTGTAGACGGGTCCCTCATGGGtgccatcaacgccatgaaGCCGTATCAGGAAACATTTGGTCTTGACGGCGCGGGATCATCCACGGGAATTGTCTTCATCATCTACAACATCGGACAGCTCGTCACTTTGCCCCTTACTCCCTTCTTGTCGGACGGATACGGTCGACGTGTCTCCATCTTTGTAGGATGTGCCGTGATTCTGATCGGAACTGCTGTGCAAGCCACAGCCCACACGCTCGGGCAGTTCATCGTTGGCAGGATGCTCCTTGGGTTTGGAGCCGCAGTGGCCCAAGCAACAGGTCCAGTCTACGCTGTGGAGCTCGCTCACCCAGCATATCGAGGCATGATGGCTGGAATGTAAGATTGCCCCCTCAATCCTTACTACCAGAGGGTAGTTTTCATGAATGCATCTAACTCAACGTCACTAGGTACAACAACTTCTGGTGGCTTGGAAACATTGTCGCTGGCTGGTGCACCTACGGGAGTAATCTGTTAGTACCCCCATTCTGGAGTCATTCTTTCTCACCTCCAAGTCTCTAACTCAACGCCTTGTTCTAGCCATTATGATAACAGCTGGGCCTGGAGGATCCCCACAATTATTCAAGCTGCCATGCCCGCTATCGTTatgatcttggtctttttCTTTCCCGAATCTCCACGTTGGCTTGCGTCCAAAGATCGCAACGAAGAGGCCTTGGAGGTGCTCGCCAAGTATCATGGAGCTGGTGATCGCCAAGCGCCCATTGTGCAGCTCCAGTATCGAGAGATCCTCGAGGATCGAGCCGAGAATCCATCCGACGATCGTTGGTGGGACTTCCGCGAGCTTTTCCGTGATCGTCAGGCCCGCTACAGGACCGCCATGGTCATTGCAATGTCTTTTTTTGGTCAATGGTCGGGAAACAATGTCGTCTCGTACTTTATGGTAAGAGCATACGTGTTTCCCTCTCTAGGCAACATATGTTAACTTCTATGACAAGCCTGCAATGGTGCTCAACGCCGGAATCACCAACACGAATACGCAGTTGCTTCTTAACGCCATCAACCCAATTCTGTCCATGATTGCCGCTATTGCTGGTACTACTGTCCTGGATCGTCTTGGCCGACGACTTATGATGATCGGCTCGCTCGCAGgctccttgttcttctatTGTCTGCTCACTGCCTTTACGGCCGAAGCGCAAAAGAACGACAATCTTTCCTATGGTGTCATTGTCTCAATCTACCTCTACGGAATTTGCTTTGCTGCGGGAATGACTCCCTGCCAGACGCTCTATCCTTCTGAGTGTCTCGAGAACCGCACTCGCGCTAAGGGAAGTTCCGTGAAatttctcttcatcaataTCGCCATGATTGTCAACACCTTTGGCATCTCAGTCGGGATTCGAGAGATCCAGTGGAAGCTCTACCTCGTCTACATCATTTGGATCGCTATCGAAATCGTTGtcattttctttttctttcccGAAACTGCTGGAAAGACTCTGGAAGAGCTGACGCATATCTTCCAAGCTAAAAGCCCTCGCAAAGAGAGCGTGAAAAAGACCAAAGTTCAGGTTGACGATGTCGGACGTATTGTCGAGATCGACAAGCCGGCTTCCGCCTAAATTGGGTTATCTTTACCCCAGACAAGAGGTCTATACTGTTAGGATTCCTTGGGTTTCTGGGGTACATAGTGATTTCTCCCATTAGGGAAAATCACCAGGGTGGGTGAGCTGAATGGAGAAAGATCTCAGACCGAAGCACCCGGATAGTAGATGGTTTCTGGGCAGGTGGCAAGTGCTATTTATAGGTACTATTTGGAACTGTTTGTCTGCTTCATTCGACATTTGGGTACTTTCTACCGAATTGCCTAGCGGTTGCACAGTTTCAATCAATGTAATTTGATCAGTAACAACTTTGCCACCACATATCCTTACTTGCAAAGACTCTCAGCTCAAATAAAGGAAAGCCTCCATGGCACCTAATGTGAGAGGGAAAAGGATTAGTCGAAGGCTCCCACTATGTCGTACGCATGATTAATCTGAATAAGGTAGGGGCCGTAACAACTCACCAAATGAACCGCGTCCCGTGAGAGGGTTTAGCCTGGACTCGGACAAGGCCCCGAACTTTGGGTCATCCAATTAAGAGGCCATAACAGGGGGCCCAGAAACCTACAGGGGCACAACCAAGCCGGCGTACAGGTATTTTGTCAAGGGTCAAGTCACTCTTAGACAGGGGCGTCTGGACGGATCTAACGCCACCCTCAACAAAATATTGAACTAGCCCTCGTTTGTATGTAGAACCTGGTCTCGGAGATCCTCTAGGTAGTACGCACACACCTATAAAGGGGTGCAGTaggttcttcttgtccttcctCAAGTAATGGTGTCCATATACATctgtcgcagggtaggcatgatcttcatggcCTCAGGAAACAACTAGGTTAGTACTCCGCAATCTAGCTGTATACTTTATTTAACTCTCCCCACGGAATTGTGTGAGACCCGCTCTATAAGATTATCAGTGCGGGGGCGGGAAGGGGCCCGTAACCTCGGGTTCGTATAACAGGGGCCTATGCGAGCAACAAGCGACCCAATCGCACCTTTTTTACCCTGACGAATATGGCTGAAATAGGGATGGCTACATGATTACGTTTGAGCTTGTAGTGAGTCTCATCCTTCCTTCTTAGGGTACGGTTGACGTTCAGAGGTATATGCAGAGCTTTTGTCGCGAAGGAAGTGTCCGTGGGGATTTTGCGAGTGGTCGAGCTAAATTAACCGGCGAGGACTTGGGAACTGGTAGATCTAAGAGATCCTAGGTCGATAGTGGATGataaaagctatttattGCGTCTTATCACTCATGATAAATTTCTTCGAACCAGAGCAAGCAACTCTGTACTTATCATCACAATGAAGAGGTCCCTCTTTACCACCACCCTTTTCGTCTGTTTCGGGACCACTCTCAGCCTTGTTCATTCTCCCCAGGCAGAGACGTCTAAAGAATGGCCAGGCCCAGTATTTGAACGCTCATCTCCCCCGCCGGCTCCTCCCAAGCCAGAGCCCATCTCTGTTATAGAACTCGCACTCCCTCCTGTTTCCGAGGACCAACCTGGATCCTGTGATAACAAGGTCAACCCAAGAGGAACAGGCTGCATCAAGAAGTTCCCAGATCTTATGACTGGGAATTTCCTTTCAGACAATCGCCATGTGGTAGCCTCAGTGAACTACACTGGTGCACCTTCCACTGGACCACGAAGCATCTACCAGGGAGCGCATCTCATCATTGCCAAGACGGACGGCAAGTATTTTCAAAACGGTGACACTTGGAAGTGCATCACTTGTGGCGTacctgagaagaactccCGTGGCATGCATCATTACCTCGACTACCCGCAGGTGTTCCGCGATGGTAAAAAGATACTAGCTGGCACCAATATCATCGAGTGTGCAGCGCCTTTCCAGAGCGACAAGTGTACACCAGACAATATCAAAGTGTATCCTATCCACTGGTATACATCGAAAGACTCGGATGCCCCCAGCGGCAGCCTAAGAGAGCTCCGTATGCACCCGGACGGCAAGCATCTTGCCTGGAGCTGGATCACGCAAGCATCGGGAAAACTTGATCAGTATGGATTTGTCGGCCGCCTAAAACTCAACCTGTCACCCACGTCAGGTATACCTTCTGTACCACGATACGACTTGGAAAACGTGCAGCTACTTTTTGATCCCCAATCGCCGGCGCCCGTTCGGGTTGCGTCTGACAAAAAGCATCTCGTCATTGATCACCAGGCCATCAGCATTGGAGAATTGCGAGGCTTCACAGGTACAGGTCGCGAGCTACACTACGTTGGCTATCCCACAGAATCGTCCAACATAGATGTCTATGCCATTGATCTTGTCACGGGTCATGTGAGGAGATTGACCCAGCATCCAGAGTATGTCGACCCTGTGGACTTCTCAGTCGACGACAAGTGGATGGTTATCGAAGACACAAGAGGCACAGATCGCCAAATGTTTATCGCAGGGTTGAGGGGAATCC is part of the Fusarium oxysporum Fo47 chromosome VII, complete sequence genome and harbors:
- a CDS encoding lactose permease, giving the protein MTSPDTKFATTPSVAEGTGRVSHDTQPNDIEKPRAKVVETNAASVALAAALAGRPPDVWSWSMMQLYGIMAVGYLVSTINGFDGSLMGAINAMKPYQETFGLDGAGSSTGIVFIIYNIGQLVTLPLTPFLSDGYGRRVSIFVGCAVILIGTAVQATAHTLGQFIVGRMLLGFGAAVAQATGPVYAVELAHPAYRGMMAGMYNNFWWLGNIVAGWCTYGSNLHYDNSWAWRIPTIIQAAMPAIVMILVFFFPESPRWLASKDRNEEALEVLAKYHGAGDRQAPIVQLQYREILEDRAENPSDDRWWDFRELFRDRQARYRTAMVIAMSFFGQWSGNNVVSYFMPAMVLNAGITNTNTQLLLNAINPILSMIAAIAGTTVLDRLGRRLMMIGSLAGSLFFYCLLTAFTAEAQKNDNLSYGVIVSIYLYGICFAAGMTPCQTLYPSECLENRTRAKGSSVKFLFINIAMIVNTFGISVGIREIQWKLYLVYIIWIAIEIVVIFFFFPETAGKTLEELTHIFQAKSPRKESVKKTKVQVDDVGRIVEIDKPASA
- a CDS encoding saponin hydrolase precursor; amino-acid sequence: MKRSLFTTTLFVCFGTTLSLVHSPQAETSKEWPGPVFERSSPPPAPPKPEPISVIELALPPVSEDQPGSCDNKVNPRGTGCIKKFPDLMTGNFLSDNRHVVASVNYTGAPSTGPRSIYQGAHLIIAKTDGKYFQNGDTWKCITCGVPEKNSRGMHHYLDYPQVFRDGKKILAGTNIIECAAPFQSDKCTPDNIKVYPIHWYTSKDSDAPSGSLRELRMHPDGKHLAWSWITQASGKLDQYGFVGRLKLNLSPTSGIPSVPRYDLENVQLLFDPQSPAPVRVASDKKHLVIDHQAISIGELRGFTGTGRELHYVGYPTESSNIDVYAIDLVTGHVRRLTQHPEYVDPVDFSVDDKWMVIEDTRGTDRQMFIAGLRGIPPVTDLPWLLDGDGDRGSYFGQQVNVGYDSTPGSGSPSDPEWNSMADPKFSWDGTQIAWTQSQTVSPACGGQNPLPCYPSKAQGGRTQRMMLARLTSRKPIAKAPPVQELPGNISWAVKYEPGFAPQGRLFPAPGEYVLQGASSGYANVTIIGNKEGTRLRTVGLVYHSFSDDGLNVLKGSEEVSVDVQGGVNLLDWHSDLVQTGPFNGTKKTSPGGFQLRIDVRVNEFMANGTLTTTVDGKEYLQPKNMT